Proteins encoded together in one Sceloporus undulatus isolate JIND9_A2432 ecotype Alabama chromosome 4, SceUnd_v1.1, whole genome shotgun sequence window:
- the BAK1 gene encoding bcl-2 homologous antagonist/killer isoform X1, with protein MDSRNGSDPTDRNTRRRRSSVEIASEDQVAQQTEEVFQSYAFYRYQQEQEQTEGDVPHDPEIAAIQQEPNSTNCQVGRRLALIGDDINARYDKEFSDMLKSLQPTRDNAYEYFTRIATSLFDSGINWGRVIALLGFGYRMAIHVYQHGVTGFLRRIARYIADFVLRNHIAQWIAQQGGWVAALDLNNVYWKYVVTVAAVILLGQFMVRRFFSQ; from the exons ATGGACTCAAGAAATGGCAGTGACCCAACAGACAGGAACACAAGGAGACGCAGATCATCCGTGGAAATTGCATCAG AAGACCAGGTGGCTCAGCAGACCGAAGAGGTGTTCCAGAGCTATGCTTTCTACCGGTATCAGCAAGAGCAGGAGCAGACTGAAGGAGATGTGCCACACGACCCAGAAATAGCTGCAATCCAGCAGGAGCCAAATAG CACAAATTGCCAGGTGGGCAGGCGCCTGGCCCTTATTGGCGATGACATCAATGCCCGCTACGACAAGGAGTTCTCAGATATGTTGAAGTCACTGCAGCCAACAAGGGACAATGCCTATGAATACTTCACTAGAATAGCCACCAG TTTGTTTGATAGTGGTATAAACTGGGGTCGTGTGATAGCACTGCTGGGCTTTGGCTACAGGATGGCAATACATGTATACCAGCATGGGGTGACCGGCTTCCTGAGGAGAATTGCACGCTACATCGCTGATTTTGTGCTTCGTAACCACATTGCCCAATGGATTGCCCAGCAGGGAGGATGG GTGGCAGCACTGGACTTAAACAATGTGTACTGGAAGTATGTGGTGACAGTGGCTGCGGTGATCTTGCTTGGCCAGTTTATGGTGCGACGCTTCTTCAGCCAGTGA
- the BAK1 gene encoding bcl-2 homologous antagonist/killer isoform X2 codes for MDSRNGSDPTDRNTRRRRSSVEIASEDQVAQQTEEVFQSYAFYRYQQEQEQTEGDVPHDPEIAAIQQEPNSTNCQVGRRLALIGDDINARYDKEFSDMLKSLQPTRDNAYEYFTRIATSQMALFLLFYHLYHQYTVVVSVLQSGKFSYSAFTFPFFLLFNVVVYVKSLRSLLCLLSSLQ; via the exons ATGGACTCAAGAAATGGCAGTGACCCAACAGACAGGAACACAAGGAGACGCAGATCATCCGTGGAAATTGCATCAG AAGACCAGGTGGCTCAGCAGACCGAAGAGGTGTTCCAGAGCTATGCTTTCTACCGGTATCAGCAAGAGCAGGAGCAGACTGAAGGAGATGTGCCACACGACCCAGAAATAGCTGCAATCCAGCAGGAGCCAAATAG CACAAATTGCCAGGTGGGCAGGCGCCTGGCCCTTATTGGCGATGACATCAATGCCCGCTACGACAAGGAGTTCTCAGATATGTTGAAGTCACTGCAGCCAACAAGGGACAATGCCTATGAATACTTCACTAGAATAGCCACCAG CCAAATGGCATTGTTCTTGCTGTTTTACCATCTGTACCACCAGTACACTGTGGTGGTCAGTGTACTGCAATCAGGTAAATTTTCTTACAGTGCTTttactttccctttttttcttcttttcaatgtGGTAGTATATGTGAAGTCTCTCCGATCCTTACTATGCTTGCTCAGCTCCCTACAATAG